The Pantanalinema sp. DNA segment GGCGTAGCGCGCGATCACCGCGACGGCGAGCCCCAGCGAGGCGAAGAAGGCGAGCAACACCCCCACGTTGAAAGGCGGCTTGAGCAGCGCCGGGCGATACTGGCCCAGGTGCAGCGCCAGCGCATTGCCGGTAGTGAAGGGATGCAGCCCCCAGCCCTGGAGGGCCACCATGACGACGAACGAGCCGACGACCAGGGCGCAGAGGGCCTGCCAGAGGAGGTGGGGGCGCGAAGGATGCTTAGACATAGTACCGCTCGATGAGGCGCAGGAGGCACAGGGCGTTGAACAGCAGGGCGACGATCGCGATGACCCCGGCGGTCACGCGTTGCTTGCCTACAGGCGAGAGGTTGAGCACCCCGCCGAACCCGATCAGCATGAGCGGCAGCAGCACCGGCAGCCAGTAGCGTCCCTGCAGCATGGGGGTACCGGTGGGACGGAAGACCTGGTACTCGGCCATGTAGAGAAAGGCCAGGAAGCCGGCGGCGGCGGCGACGGCGACCAGCATGACCTGCCAGCCGGTCTGGCGGCGGCGCAGCCAGCGCCAGGTACCGAGGGCCCCGATCCACATGAAGAGCTCGACCAGGCGGTAGGCCGGATCGAAGACCATGGTGTCCAGCCAGCCGAAGTTCGCCCAGAAGCCCACCACCCAGAGATCGTGCGTGCGCGTGAGACCCGGCTTGACCATGTAGTGCCACACGTAGGAGTGCAGGGGAACGTCCATGACCGGGATGGCGCCGAGCAAGGAGGGCATCCACATCCCGTAGGTCTGCCTGCAGTGCCAGAGCCAGGGGGCGTAACACGCGGCGAAGACGAGGCCGAAGGCCGCCATCGCGCGCAGCCAGGCGAGTGCTCCCTCCTTGCGCCACAGCGCCTGCGCGAGGGCCGCTGCCGGGACCAGGCCGAGGAAGACGATCATCTGAGGCTTGCTGAGCATCCCCAGCCCCACCAGCAAGCCGAGCAAGGCGCCACGGCCCAGGCTCAGGCCCCGCTGCCACTGGACGGCGAGCGTCCATGCGGTGAGGCTCGCCAGCGCGATGAGGATGGCATCGTTGTTGACCGAGACCCCCGCCATGGAGAGCATGGGCTGGAAGCCGACCAGCAGGGCAAAGCAGGCGCGCACGAAGCGGCTGGGCCAGAGTGCGCCCGAGAGGAAAAACGCCGCGGCTGCGGTCACCAGGATGAACAGGCTCGACAGGGCACGGACGGCGAAGACCCGGTCCACCACCGTTCCGTTCCAGAAGGCACGGTAGACCAGCGACGCCGGGTAGTAGTAGCCGGGAGGGTAGTTCGCGGCCGAGGAGTTGCCGTCGTTGGTGCGCGCCAGGGGGGGCTGCTCGCGCAGGCGACTCTCGAGCGGGCCGTCGGGGCCGTCGGTGACCGGCACCTTGTGATCGGGGCGGTAGGCGACCCAGTTCAAGCCGGTTTGCGC contains these protein-coding regions:
- a CDS encoding DUF2142 domain-containing protein, translated to MHASRLLPTRRLNTATILALVLALVLLKQIAWLVVIPIWQTPDEPAHFHHVQYLGETGRLPVFDAHKPLTGDSEEVGHTAAQTGLNWVAYRPDHKVPVTDGPDGPLESRLREQPPLARTNDGNSSAANYPPGYYYPASLVYRAFWNGTVVDRVFAVRALSSLFILVTAAAAFFLSGALWPSRFVRACFALLVGFQPMLSMAGVSVNNDAILIALASLTAWTLAVQWQRGLSLGRGALLGLLVGLGMLSKPQMIVFLGLVPAAALAQALWRKEGALAWLRAMAAFGLVFAACYAPWLWHCRQTYGMWMPSLLGAIPVMDVPLHSYVWHYMVKPGLTRTHDLWVVGFWANFGWLDTMVFDPAYRLVELFMWIGALGTWRWLRRRQTGWQVMLVAVAAAAGFLAFLYMAEYQVFRPTGTPMLQGRYWLPVLLPLMLIGFGGVLNLSPVGKQRVTAGVIAIVALLFNALCLLRLIERYYV